One Cupriavidus taiwanensis DNA window includes the following coding sequences:
- a CDS encoding C39 family peptidase — MKPLRILLACVPWLLAGAHVPGAQAADVAMYGPVGEPYSVRVTSIREARFKSTIRQQFDFSCGSAAVATLLTYQYGHPINEATVFRNMYLNGDQQKIRAEGFSLLDMKRFLAALGYEADGFELPLSKLEETQVPAIVLIVENGYHHFVVVKGVKGDRVLVGDPARGTRAMSREQFERIWDSQLLFVIHNRADRARFNVAADWRVAPSGPYWMGVNRDNLFFTVMPRHGAGDF, encoded by the coding sequence ATGAAGCCGCTGCGAATCCTGCTGGCGTGCGTGCCGTGGCTGCTGGCCGGGGCGCACGTGCCCGGCGCGCAGGCCGCGGACGTCGCGATGTACGGCCCGGTCGGCGAACCCTACAGCGTGCGCGTCACCAGCATTCGCGAGGCGCGCTTCAAGTCCACCATTCGCCAGCAGTTCGACTTCAGCTGCGGCTCGGCCGCGGTGGCCACGCTGCTGACGTACCAGTACGGCCATCCGATCAACGAGGCCACGGTGTTCCGCAACATGTACCTCAACGGCGACCAGCAGAAGATCCGCGCCGAGGGGTTCTCGCTGCTGGACATGAAGCGCTTCCTGGCGGCGCTGGGCTATGAGGCCGATGGCTTCGAGCTGCCGCTGTCCAAGCTGGAGGAAACGCAGGTGCCGGCGATCGTGCTGATCGTCGAGAACGGCTACCACCATTTCGTGGTGGTCAAGGGGGTGAAGGGCGACCGCGTGCTGGTCGGCGATCCGGCGCGCGGCACGCGCGCGATGTCGCGAGAACAGTTCGAGCGCATCTGGGACAGCCAGCTGCTGTTCGTGATCCACAACCGCGCCGACCGCGCGCGCTTCAACGTCGCCGCGGACTGGCGCGTCGCGCCCAGCGGTCCTTACTGGATGGGCGTCAACCGGGACAACCTGTTCTTCACGGTCATGCCCCGGCATGGCGCCGGGGATTTTTGA
- a CDS encoding glycosyltransferase — protein sequence MRLILFGHPVFFGSHSMDRFAAMIVEGMRERGHEAQLWTPPAVLVRLSTRPGPRKWLGYLDQYVLFPAWAWWRLRREGAGALVVLTDHSLGMWMWLLHRRPHVIHCHDFIAQRTAAGEFPGRQLSASGRLYQALILRGVGLGRNFVAVSDKTAQDLLRLHPGRPPRVRVVHNGLNYPFRPLAPDVAMRRLRAASIDDIRPGMLVHIGGNQWYKNREGVLALYQAYCEALCTGAGGAAPRPLWMIGPEPTPAMRELAAGAEQLGGEVRFLEGMSTAAVHAAYALAAVLLFPSLEEGFGWPVIEAMACGIPVLTTARAPMQEIGGGLALLMEPMEAIEPGQAQAWARRNVGVLLELLSWPQARLDQLSADSLAWARHFSAERALDQYEAIYQAALAPASAAETAEAGTAG from the coding sequence ATGAGGCTCATCCTGTTCGGTCATCCCGTTTTTTTCGGCAGCCACAGCATGGACCGCTTCGCGGCCATGATTGTCGAAGGCATGCGCGAGCGCGGCCACGAGGCCCAGTTGTGGACGCCGCCCGCGGTGCTGGTGCGGCTGTCCACGCGCCCGGGCCCGCGCAAGTGGCTCGGCTATCTCGACCAGTACGTGCTGTTCCCGGCGTGGGCGTGGTGGCGGCTGCGGCGCGAGGGCGCGGGCGCGCTGGTGGTGCTGACCGATCATTCGCTGGGCATGTGGATGTGGCTGCTGCATCGCCGCCCGCATGTCATCCACTGCCACGACTTTATCGCCCAGCGCACCGCGGCGGGGGAGTTTCCCGGCCGCCAGCTGTCCGCCAGCGGGCGCCTGTACCAGGCGCTGATCCTGCGCGGCGTCGGCCTGGGCCGCAACTTCGTCGCGGTCTCGGACAAGACCGCGCAGGACCTGCTGCGCCTGCATCCGGGGCGGCCGCCGCGGGTGCGCGTGGTGCACAACGGCCTCAACTACCCGTTCCGCCCGCTCGCGCCCGATGTCGCCATGCGCCGGCTGCGCGCGGCCAGCATCGACGATATCCGGCCCGGCATGCTGGTCCATATCGGCGGCAACCAGTGGTACAAGAACCGCGAAGGCGTGCTGGCGCTCTACCAGGCCTATTGCGAGGCGCTTTGCACGGGCGCCGGCGGCGCCGCGCCGCGCCCGCTGTGGATGATCGGCCCCGAGCCGACCCCGGCCATGCGCGAGCTGGCCGCCGGCGCGGAGCAGCTGGGCGGCGAGGTGCGCTTCCTGGAGGGCATGTCCACCGCGGCCGTGCACGCTGCCTATGCGCTCGCGGCAGTGCTGCTGTTCCCGAGCCTGGAAGAGGGCTTCGGCTGGCCGGTGATCGAGGCCATGGCGTGCGGCATCCCGGTGCTGACCACGGCGCGCGCGCCGATGCAGGAGATCGGCGGCGGGCTGGCCTTGCTGATGGAGCCGATGGAGGCGATCGAGCCAGGCCAGGCGCAGGCCTGGGCCCGGCGCAACGTGGGCGTGCTGCTGGAGCTGCTGTCGTGGCCGCAGGCCCGGCTCGACCAGCTCTCGGCCGACTCGCTGGCGTGGGCGCGGCATTTCTCCGCGGAGCGGGCGCTGGACCAGTACGAGGCCATCTACCAGGCCGCATTGGCCCCGGCGTCAGCGGCCGAGACGGCGGAGGCCGGCACGGCCGGCTGA
- a CDS encoding nucleoside deaminase translates to MTTHQEFMREAVRLAVANRDRGARPFGAVLVLDGEAVATGVNDIVHSHDPTTHAEMEAVRAAARKLGRPDLRGSVVYASGHPCPMCLAAMTMAGVQAVYYAFDNDDAAPYGMSSEAAYQALRLPLDPPPLPLTRVPVDLSAAQLYGMRARRG, encoded by the coding sequence ATGACGACTCACCAGGAATTCATGCGCGAGGCGGTCCGCCTCGCGGTGGCCAACCGCGACCGCGGCGCGCGTCCCTTCGGCGCCGTGCTGGTGCTCGACGGCGAAGCCGTTGCCACCGGCGTCAACGACATCGTCCACAGCCACGACCCCACCACCCATGCCGAGATGGAGGCGGTGCGCGCCGCCGCGCGCAAGCTGGGGCGGCCCGACCTGCGCGGCAGCGTGGTCTATGCCAGCGGCCACCCGTGCCCGATGTGCCTGGCGGCGATGACCATGGCCGGGGTGCAGGCGGTCTACTACGCCTTCGACAACGACGATGCCGCGCCCTACGGCATGTCGAGCGAGGCCGCCTACCAGGCGCTGCGCCTGCCGCTCGACCCGCCGCCGCTGCCGCTCACGCGGGTGCCGGTCGACCTCTCCGCCGCGCAGCTCTATGGCATGCGCGCGCGCCGTGGCTGA
- a CDS encoding cyanate transporter codes for MACARAVAEGAKPAHRAHRAPPRWLVLAAVAGIGLNLRPFLTAVGPLAPAIRGGTGLTYQGMAWLTLLPMLLMGVGAFFGPAIRARLGARTAVLGALALLGAGCALRLGVAGGTWLIASAALCGLGVAVVQAACPGLVKQEFPARVAPVMGLYSAALMGGGALGAQLSPYVSGLAGSWREALALWAVPALAALALAWWALPRGAAGTPALAAAPAIGAGKTRALLRRPRTWLLMACFGVMNGGYASLVAWLAPFYQSHGWSAPASGSLVALMAVAQAAAALLLPALAARRLDRRAWMALALALQVAGFAGLALWPDAAPHAWAVIGGAGLGGCFALYLVVALDHLPDADSAGALSAVMQGGGFLLASLAPWITAMLQARTGSFAAGWWYHLACAALVGVLTMRLDPARYGASFALPAPAGSAKAG; via the coding sequence ATGGCATGCGCGCGCGCCGTGGCTGAGGGCGCCAAGCCCGCGCACCGCGCGCACCGCGCGCCCCCGCGCTGGCTGGTGCTGGCGGCCGTGGCCGGCATCGGCCTGAACCTGCGGCCGTTCCTGACCGCGGTGGGGCCGCTGGCGCCCGCCATCCGCGGCGGCACCGGCCTCACCTACCAGGGCATGGCCTGGCTGACGCTGCTGCCGATGCTGCTGATGGGGGTGGGCGCGTTCTTCGGCCCGGCCATCCGCGCGCGGCTGGGCGCGCGCACCGCGGTGCTGGGCGCGCTGGCCTTGCTTGGCGCCGGCTGCGCGCTGCGGCTGGGCGTGGCCGGCGGGACCTGGCTGATCGCCTCGGCGGCGCTGTGCGGGCTGGGCGTGGCGGTGGTGCAGGCGGCGTGCCCGGGGCTGGTCAAGCAGGAATTCCCGGCGCGCGTGGCGCCGGTGATGGGCTTGTATTCGGCGGCGCTGATGGGGGGCGGCGCGCTGGGCGCGCAGTTGTCGCCCTATGTGTCCGGGCTGGCCGGCAGCTGGCGCGAGGCGCTGGCGTTGTGGGCCGTGCCCGCGCTGGCCGCGCTGGCACTGGCGTGGTGGGCGCTGCCGCGCGGCGCGGCCGGCACGCCGGCCTTGGCGGCCGCCCCGGCCATCGGCGCCGGCAAGACCCGCGCGCTGTTGCGGCGCCCGCGCACGTGGCTGCTGATGGCCTGCTTTGGCGTGATGAACGGCGGCTATGCGTCGCTGGTGGCGTGGCTGGCGCCGTTCTACCAGAGCCACGGCTGGAGCGCGCCGGCGAGCGGTTCGCTAGTGGCGCTGATGGCGGTGGCGCAGGCCGCCGCCGCGCTGCTGCTGCCGGCGCTGGCGGCGCGCCGCCTGGACCGGCGCGCGTGGATGGCGCTGGCGCTGGCCCTGCAGGTTGCCGGCTTTGCCGGGCTGGCGCTGTGGCCGGACGCGGCCCCGCACGCCTGGGCCGTGATCGGCGGCGCCGGCCTGGGCGGCTGCTTTGCGCTGTACCTGGTGGTGGCGCTCGACCACCTGCCCGACGCCGACAGCGCCGGCGCGCTGAGCGCGGTGATGCAGGGCGGCGGCTTCCTGCTGGCGTCGCTGGCGCCGTGGATCACCGCCATGCTGCAGGCGCGCACCGGCAGCTTCGCCGCGGGCTGGTGGTACCACCTGGCGTGCGCGGCGCTGGTCGGCGTGCTGACCATGCGGCTGGACCCGGCGCGCTACGGCGCATCCTTTGCGTTGCCGGCGCCCGCCGGCAGCGCAAAGGCTGGATGA
- a CDS encoding glycosyltransferase WbuB: MKILIYCQNYAPELTGIGKYTGEQAQWLAARGHEVRVVCAPPYYPAWRVSEGYSAWRYRRETHGSVTVYRAPVWVPRKPSGLLRILHLMSFALSSVPCMAAQLRWRPDVIFAVEPTLMCSPAALLLGSCTRARTWLHVQDLEVDAAFALGVLRHPLLRRLATRIERALTTRFHRVSTISHAMADALRAKGVSNARLTLLPNWADLHEAPADAALAFRQGLGIPADAVVALYAGNMGNKQGLEVLADAAQALQGHQRIHVVLCGDGSGRAALQARCAGMARVHFLPLQPQAQFHAMMAAADIHLLPQRADAADLVMPSKLTGMLASRRAVIATALPDTELGRLVARVGVLVPPGDGSALAHAIATLACQPQRRAMHAAAGRAWAEAHLGRDAVLAQLETALQALVSPPAAQDASAVA, translated from the coding sequence ATGAAGATCCTGATCTACTGCCAGAACTACGCGCCCGAGCTGACCGGCATCGGCAAGTACACCGGCGAGCAGGCGCAATGGCTGGCCGCGCGCGGGCACGAGGTGCGCGTGGTCTGCGCGCCGCCGTACTACCCGGCGTGGCGCGTCAGCGAGGGCTACAGCGCCTGGCGCTATCGCCGCGAAACGCACGGCAGCGTGACCGTCTACCGCGCGCCGGTGTGGGTGCCGCGCAAGCCTTCCGGCCTGCTGCGCATCCTGCATCTGATGAGCTTTGCGCTGAGCAGCGTGCCGTGCATGGCGGCGCAGCTGCGCTGGCGTCCCGACGTGATCTTCGCGGTCGAGCCCACGCTGATGTGCAGCCCCGCGGCGCTGCTGCTGGGCAGCTGCACGCGCGCCCGCACCTGGCTGCATGTGCAGGACCTGGAGGTCGATGCCGCGTTCGCGCTGGGGGTGCTGCGCCATCCGCTGCTGCGCCGGCTGGCCACGCGCATCGAACGCGCGCTGACCACGCGCTTCCACCGCGTCTCGACCATCTCGCACGCGATGGCCGACGCGTTGCGCGCCAAGGGCGTCAGCAATGCGCGCCTGACGCTGCTGCCCAACTGGGCCGACCTGCACGAGGCCCCGGCCGACGCGGCGCTGGCGTTCCGGCAAGGGCTGGGCATTCCCGCCGATGCGGTGGTCGCGCTGTATGCCGGCAACATGGGCAACAAGCAGGGCCTGGAAGTGCTGGCCGACGCCGCGCAGGCGCTGCAAGGCCACCAGCGCATCCACGTGGTGCTGTGCGGCGACGGCAGCGGCCGCGCCGCGCTGCAGGCGCGCTGCGCCGGCATGGCGCGCGTGCACTTCCTGCCGCTGCAGCCGCAGGCGCAGTTCCACGCGATGATGGCGGCCGCCGATATCCATCTGCTGCCGCAGCGCGCCGACGCGGCCGACCTGGTGATGCCGTCCAAGCTCACCGGCATGCTGGCGAGCCGGCGCGCGGTGATTGCCACCGCGCTGCCCGATACCGAGCTGGGCCGCCTGGTGGCGCGCGTGGGCGTGCTGGTGCCGCCCGGCGATGGCAGCGCGCTGGCGCACGCCATTGCCACCCTCGCCTGCCAGCCGCAGCGGCGCGCCATGCATGCCGCCGCGGGCCGCGCCTGGGCCGAAGCCCATCTCGGCCGCGACGCGGTGCTGGCGCAACTGGAAACCGCGCTGCAGGCGCTGGTATCGCCGCCTGCCGCGCAAGATGCCTCCGCGGTTGCCTGA
- a CDS encoding class I SAM-dependent methyltransferase, whose translation MTDNTATTQAALAQRLMQTIKPLVPAWLRTYYHVRREQQHDARYRAKPPGEVFSDIYHSSLWGEAEEPGFFSGTGSHDPRIVQPYTEAVTALLRELPRKPDVVDLGCGDFHIGSRIRPACARYVACDVVAPLIAANRERYGHLDVEFRCLDIAGDDLPAGDVVFLRQVLQHLDNDRIARVLAKLHRYQVLVLTEHLPLAPDFPPNAAKRLGASTRLARMVPSGVVLTAPPFNLKPVHSRVLCEVREGAGVIQTVAYTLH comes from the coding sequence ATGACCGACAACACCGCCACCACGCAGGCCGCGCTGGCGCAACGCCTGATGCAGACCATCAAGCCCCTGGTGCCCGCCTGGCTGCGCACGTACTACCACGTGCGCCGCGAGCAGCAGCATGACGCACGCTACCGCGCCAAGCCGCCTGGCGAAGTGTTCTCAGACATCTACCACAGCAGCCTGTGGGGCGAGGCGGAAGAGCCGGGCTTCTTCAGCGGCACCGGCTCGCACGACCCGCGCATCGTCCAGCCCTACACCGAGGCCGTCACCGCGCTGCTGCGCGAACTGCCGCGCAAGCCCGACGTGGTCGACCTGGGCTGCGGCGACTTCCATATCGGCAGCCGCATCCGCCCGGCCTGCGCGCGCTATGTCGCCTGCGACGTGGTGGCGCCGCTGATCGCGGCCAACCGCGAGCGCTACGGCCACCTCGATGTCGAATTCCGCTGCCTCGACATTGCCGGCGACGATCTGCCCGCCGGCGACGTGGTGTTCCTGCGCCAGGTGCTGCAGCACCTGGACAACGACAGGATCGCGCGCGTGCTGGCCAAGCTGCACCGCTACCAGGTGCTGGTGCTGACCGAACACCTGCCGCTGGCGCCGGATTTCCCGCCCAACGCGGCCAAGCGGCTGGGGGCGTCGACGCGGCTGGCGCGCATGGTGCCGAGCGGCGTGGTGCTGACCGCGCCGCCGTTCAACCTGAAGCCGGTGCACAGCCGCGTGTTGTGCGAGGTGCGCGAAGGCGCGGGCGTGATCCAGACCGTCGCCTACACCCTGCATTGA
- a CDS encoding glycosyltransferase family 2 protein, producing the protein MQASTFLPSFSVCVSTRDHPAGLRRTLQSIAASTMPPHQLIVCDDSSDDATRALMRDAYPDIPCLDGPRRGAAASRNRLLRAATGTHVLFLDDHAALGPTFLQQMGERLADDFIYRVAAGGNADALVLTGTALCAGQCLRPQRQDFLGQPLRQPPRGNARARPLCAVVLASTVFPRALLERLPFDEHLDAGYDVADLTGRAVYGCGCRIELVPSAMNQLDAQQPAPCEGSPAADAARMATMLHRYGRSQHRHGKAALFLMLALPHNLGQHLQRSGWRGVAPFCTTTRLLWQHLRLAPAHDGTEARPRAEVTAPLPRT; encoded by the coding sequence ATGCAAGCCAGCACGTTCTTGCCCAGCTTTTCCGTGTGCGTCAGCACGCGCGACCATCCGGCGGGCCTGCGCCGGACCCTGCAGTCGATCGCGGCATCGACCATGCCGCCCCACCAGCTGATCGTCTGCGATGACAGCAGCGACGACGCCACGCGCGCGCTGATGCGCGACGCGTACCCCGACATCCCCTGCCTGGACGGTCCCCGGCGCGGCGCCGCCGCCAGCCGCAACCGGCTGCTGCGCGCAGCCACCGGCACCCATGTGCTGTTTCTCGACGACCACGCCGCGCTCGGGCCAACCTTCCTGCAGCAGATGGGCGAGCGCCTGGCCGACGACTTCATCTACCGCGTCGCCGCCGGCGGCAACGCCGACGCGCTGGTGCTGACCGGCACGGCGCTGTGCGCGGGCCAGTGCCTGCGTCCGCAGCGCCAGGACTTCCTCGGGCAGCCGTTGCGCCAGCCGCCGCGCGGCAACGCGCGCGCGCGGCCGCTGTGCGCGGTGGTGCTGGCGAGCACGGTGTTCCCGCGCGCGCTGCTGGAACGGCTGCCGTTCGATGAACACCTCGATGCCGGCTACGACGTCGCCGACCTGACCGGGCGCGCGGTCTATGGCTGCGGCTGCCGCATCGAGCTGGTCCCGAGCGCGATGAACCAGCTCGATGCGCAGCAGCCGGCGCCATGCGAGGGCAGCCCCGCCGCCGATGCCGCGCGCATGGCCACCATGCTGCACCGCTACGGGCGCAGCCAGCACCGCCACGGCAAGGCCGCGCTGTTCCTGATGCTGGCGCTGCCGCACAACCTCGGCCAGCACCTGCAGCGCAGCGGCTGGCGCGGCGTGGCGCCGTTCTGCACCACCACGCGCCTGCTGTGGCAGCACTTGCGGCTTGCGCCTGCGCATGACGGCACCGAAGCGCGCCCCCGCGCCGAGGTGACGGCGCCGCTGCCGCGCACCTGA
- a CDS encoding YXWGXW repeat-containing protein — protein MKRQLLLAAAVLATGGAFGLTAPAEAHTAPVARGYGHPPPPPRYEPHPAARRGQVWVPGHWEARGARYAWRGGYWQPQRVGYRYVPERWVRGPHGWVMRPGRWVR, from the coding sequence ATGAAACGCCAACTCCTGCTTGCAGCAGCCGTCCTTGCCACGGGCGGCGCCTTCGGACTGACCGCCCCCGCCGAAGCCCATACGGCGCCCGTCGCCCGCGGCTACGGCCACCCGCCGCCGCCGCCGCGCTACGAGCCGCACCCGGCCGCGCGCCGCGGCCAGGTCTGGGTCCCGGGCCACTGGGAAGCCCGCGGCGCACGATACGCCTGGCGCGGTGGCTACTGGCAGCCGCAGCGCGTCGGCTACCGCTATGTGCCCGAGCGCTGGGTGCGCGGGCCGCACGGCTGGGTCATGCGCCCGGGCCGCTGGGTACGCTGA
- a CDS encoding helix-turn-helix transcriptional regulator, producing the protein MNALLIEEHPLLRLGLLQMLENIHESAQVAALAPTEMARLDARHHNADLLVFGMPADPAPGWALLEQARQTLAPQRILILADTLPLHVPSADSARGICGCLPKSASLAVIEAAIRMAVSGVQGLVFSAETGTLPSASRSAMPATQSLASAAPLPLSAAHPGQAPGEQLALASCASTPRAAMRTTMALRDLTELRPGQPLSAPAALSPTPAAMPLSEEEPGYDEAEMLKITPRQYEVLVLLARGYPIKTVSRMLNISVATVKSHACTLYQRLKVRNKGEAVYAALQRGATLEWVSGDERITRETNGAGVTTGVATGVATRRSEPPCQAVRQAV; encoded by the coding sequence ATGAATGCGTTGCTGATCGAGGAGCATCCGCTGCTCCGGCTCGGGCTGTTGCAGATGCTCGAGAACATCCACGAATCCGCGCAGGTTGCGGCCCTAGCACCAACGGAAATGGCCAGGCTGGACGCCCGGCACCATAACGCGGACCTGCTGGTATTTGGCATGCCCGCCGACCCCGCGCCCGGCTGGGCGCTGCTGGAACAAGCCCGGCAGACGCTCGCGCCGCAACGCATCCTGATCCTCGCCGACACCCTGCCCCTGCATGTGCCAAGCGCGGACAGCGCGCGCGGCATCTGCGGCTGCCTGCCCAAGTCCGCCTCGCTGGCGGTGATCGAGGCCGCCATCCGCATGGCCGTGTCGGGCGTGCAGGGGCTGGTGTTCAGCGCCGAGACCGGCACCCTGCCGTCGGCGTCGCGCTCGGCGATGCCCGCCACGCAGTCACTCGCCTCGGCGGCGCCGCTGCCGCTCAGCGCCGCGCATCCGGGCCAGGCGCCGGGGGAGCAGCTGGCGCTGGCGTCCTGCGCCAGCACCCCGCGCGCCGCCATGCGTACCACCATGGCCTTGCGCGACCTGACCGAATTGCGGCCCGGCCAGCCGCTGTCCGCGCCGGCGGCGCTGTCGCCAACGCCCGCTGCCATGCCGCTGAGCGAGGAAGAACCCGGCTACGACGAGGCCGAGATGCTCAAGATCACGCCGCGCCAGTACGAAGTGCTGGTGCTGCTGGCGCGCGGCTATCCGATCAAGACCGTCAGCCGCATGCTCAACATCTCGGTGGCAACGGTGAAGAGCCACGCCTGCACGCTGTACCAGCGCCTCAAGGTGCGCAACAAGGGCGAGGCCGTCTACGCCGCCCTGCAGCGCGGCGCCACGCTGGAATGGGTCAGCGGCGACGAACGCATCACGCGCGAAACCAATGGCGCCGGGGTGACCACCGGGGTGGCCACCGGGGTGGCCACGAGACGCAGCGAACCGCCGTGCCAGGCGGTCAGGCAAGCAGTCTGA
- a CDS encoding GDP-L-fucose synthase family protein, translating to MNQALAARPRIFVAGHRGMVGSAIERALRAQGGADLVTRTHAELDLCDQAQVQAFFAGERIDAVYLAAARVGGIHANNTYPAEFIRQNLAIATNVIHGAWQAGVRRLLFLGSSCIYPRLAPQPIREASLLTGALEPTNAPYAIAKIAGIMLCDSYNRQYGTDYRCVMPTNLYGPGDNYHPDNSHVIPGLVRRFHDARLAGSERVPVWGTGKPLREFLHADDLARACLHVMALSAPAYREAAPAGFLNVGSDDEVSIGELAALVAQVTGYRGTIVFEAGKPDGTPRKRLDSSAIMRTGWHPRIALRDGLRGVYDEACRTGMLPGGIAAALA from the coding sequence ATGAACCAGGCCCTGGCAGCGCGCCCGCGCATCTTTGTGGCCGGCCACCGCGGCATGGTGGGCTCGGCGATCGAGCGCGCCCTGCGCGCGCAGGGCGGCGCCGACCTCGTCACGCGCACGCACGCCGAGCTGGACCTGTGCGACCAGGCGCAGGTGCAGGCGTTCTTCGCCGGCGAGCGCATCGACGCGGTCTACCTGGCCGCCGCGCGCGTGGGGGGCATCCATGCCAACAACACCTACCCCGCCGAATTCATCCGCCAGAACCTGGCCATCGCCACCAACGTGATCCATGGCGCCTGGCAGGCCGGCGTGCGGCGGCTGCTGTTCCTGGGCTCGAGCTGCATCTACCCGCGGCTGGCGCCGCAGCCGATCCGCGAAGCGTCGCTGCTGACCGGCGCGCTGGAGCCGACCAACGCGCCCTACGCCATCGCCAAGATCGCCGGCATCATGCTGTGCGACAGCTACAACCGCCAGTACGGCACCGATTATCGCTGCGTGATGCCGACCAATCTCTATGGGCCCGGCGACAACTACCACCCCGACAACAGCCACGTGATACCGGGACTGGTGCGCCGCTTCCATGACGCGCGCCTGGCCGGCAGCGAACGCGTGCCGGTGTGGGGCACCGGCAAGCCCCTGCGGGAATTCCTGCATGCGGACGACCTGGCGCGCGCCTGCCTGCATGTGATGGCGCTGTCCGCGCCGGCCTACCGCGAGGCCGCGCCCGCGGGCTTCCTCAACGTCGGCAGCGACGACGAGGTCTCGATCGGCGAACTGGCGGCATTGGTGGCGCAGGTCACCGGCTATCGCGGCACCATCGTCTTCGAAGCCGGCAAGCCCGACGGCACCCCGCGCAAGCGGCTGGACAGCAGCGCCATCATGCGCACCGGCTGGCACCCGCGCATTGCGCTGCGCGACGGCCTGCGCGGCGTCTACGACGAGGCCTGCCGCACCGGCATGCTGCCCGGCGGCATCGCGGCCGCGCTGGCCTGA
- the gmd gene encoding GDP-mannose 4,6-dehydratase produces the protein MGANELDTLGHITASGPERAPPRGRNGIRRALITGITGQDGAYLCELLLGKGYEVHGIKRRSSLFNTERIDHLYQDPQAQERRLILHHGDMTDTASLVRVVQQSQPDEIYNLAAQSHVQVSFEEPEYTANTDAIGTLRLLEAIRILGMEKLTRFYQASTSELYGLVQEIPQKETTPFYPRSPYAAAKLYAYWITVNYREAYGMYACNGILFNHESPVRGETFVTRKITRAIARIALGLQETLYLGNLSALRDWGHARDYVEMQWLMLQQPAAEDFVIASGEQHSVREFVQRAARELGITITFHGSGVDEVGIVEQVDPPARAGAIAPACKPGEIVVRVDPRYFRPTEVETLLGDASRARERLGWTPRIGFAELVREMIEADYAAARRDALVRLAGFQAFNHLE, from the coding sequence ATGGGCGCAAACGAGCTGGACACTCTTGGTCATATCACTGCCAGCGGGCCGGAGCGGGCCCCGCCACGCGGGCGCAACGGCATCCGCCGCGCGCTGATTACCGGCATCACCGGGCAGGACGGCGCCTACCTGTGCGAACTGCTGTTGGGCAAGGGCTATGAAGTCCACGGCATCAAGCGGCGCAGCTCGCTGTTCAACACCGAGCGCATCGACCACCTGTACCAGGACCCGCAGGCGCAGGAGCGCCGGCTGATCCTGCACCACGGCGACATGACCGACACCGCCAGCCTGGTGCGCGTGGTGCAGCAGTCGCAGCCCGACGAGATCTACAACCTCGCCGCGCAGAGCCACGTGCAGGTCTCGTTCGAAGAGCCCGAGTACACCGCCAACACCGACGCCATCGGCACGCTGCGCCTGCTCGAGGCGATCCGCATCCTGGGGATGGAGAAGCTCACGCGCTTCTACCAGGCCTCGACCTCCGAACTCTACGGGCTGGTGCAGGAAATCCCGCAGAAGGAAACCACGCCGTTCTACCCGCGCAGCCCGTATGCCGCCGCCAAGCTCTACGCCTACTGGATCACGGTGAACTACCGCGAGGCCTACGGCATGTACGCCTGCAACGGCATCCTGTTCAACCATGAAAGCCCGGTGCGCGGCGAGACCTTCGTCACCCGCAAGATCACGCGCGCGATCGCGCGCATCGCGCTGGGGCTGCAGGAAACGCTGTACCTGGGCAACCTGTCGGCGCTGCGCGACTGGGGCCATGCGCGCGACTACGTCGAGATGCAGTGGCTGATGCTGCAGCAGCCGGCGGCCGAAGACTTCGTCATCGCCAGCGGCGAGCAGCACAGCGTGCGCGAGTTCGTGCAGCGCGCGGCGCGCGAGCTGGGCATCACCATCACCTTCCATGGCAGCGGCGTCGACGAGGTCGGCATCGTCGAGCAGGTCGATCCGCCCGCCCGCGCCGGTGCGATCGCGCCGGCATGCAAGCCGGGCGAGATCGTGGTGCGGGTCGATCCGCGCTACTTCCGGCCGACCGAGGTGGAAACGCTGCTCGGCGATGCCAGCCGCGCGCGCGAGCGCCTGGGCTGGACCCCGCGCATCGGCTTCGCCGAACTGGTCCGCGAAATGATCGAGGCCGACTACGCCGCGGCGCGCCGCGACGCGCTGGTCAGGCTGGCCGGCTTCCAGGCCTTCAACCATCTTGAGTAG